The genomic region GTCTCCCTCGGCTGGGTCATCCTGATGGGCGCCGTGGTCGGCATCCCGTCCGTCCTCGCCGCCTGGGGTTACGCCGCCTGGATCGGAAAGCGCATCTTCGTCGAGGTGCCGCAGGACATGGTCGAGGCGGCCGCCGAGGCCAAGGCCGCGGTCGTCGCCGAGCAGCGCGCCGCCGGTGTCACCCCCCACGAGAAGCCCGTCCCGCTCGGCACGGTGCTCGCGATCATCGGTACGCCACTGATCCTCATCCTGGCCGCGACGTTCTCCTCCATCGCGCTCGACCCGTCCACCCCGCGCTCCGTCATCGAGTTCTTCGGCAACCCCTTCGTCGCGCTGACGATCGCCCTGCTGCTCGCCTACTACCTGCTGGGCATCCGCCGGGGCTGGTCCCGCAAGTCCCTCGAGTCGGTCTCCACGTCCTCGCTGAAGCCGGTCGGCAACATCCTGCTGGTCGTCGGTGCGGGCGGCATCTTCGGAGCAGTGCTGAAGGGCAGCGGCATCGCCGACGCGCTCGCCGACACCTTCAACGACGTGGGCCTGCCGGTCATCCTGCTCGCCTGGCTGATCTCCGTGGTCCTGCGGGTCGCGCAGGGCTCGGCGACGGTCGCGATCGTCACCACCGCCGGCATCGTCGTCCCGCTCGTCGAGGGCCAGGACATGTCGCAGGCACACCTCGCGCTGATCATCATGGCGATCTCGGCGGGCTCCATCTTCGCCTCGCACGTCAACGACGGCGGATTCTGGATGGTCTCGAAGTACTTCGGCATCTCCGAGCGCGACACCCTGAAGACCTGGACGGTCCTGGAGACGGTCCTCTCGGTCGCCGGCTTCGTGGTCGCCGCGGCGCTCAGCCTGGTGATCTAGCGACTCCCGTCCGGACCGGACCGGAGGAGGGAGCGGGGGCGGGCCCGTACAGGTCCGCCCCCGCTCCCCTGTCACAGGACGTCCACAGCTGTCCACTCCGCGAGGGGAGATGACGGCGGTACGACGCGCCCCCTTGTGTGATCCGGCGTGATGCGCTTCGTTGATCGACATGGCGGAGACAAGCGAGACCACAGGGGCGGGGGAGCTGGGCTCCCAGCCGCGTAAATCCAGTTGGCGTTACATCGGGCCCGGCATCGTCGTCGCGGCCACCGGTGTCGGAGCGGGGGACCTGGTCGCGACGCTCATCGCGGGCAGCAAATTCGGCTACACCCTCATGTGGGCGGCCGTGATCGGCTGCCTGGTCAAGATCTCCCTCGCGGAGGCGGTGGGCCGCTGGCACCTCGCGACGGGCCGCACCCTCTTCGACGGCTGGCGCACCCTCGGCGGGTGGACCACGGGCTACTTCGCCGTGTACGTCGTCGTCTGGGGCTTCGTGTACGGCGCGACGGCCATGTCCTCCAGCGCCCTGCCCATCGTGGCGCTCTTCCCCGACGGGCCCGGCCTGAAGACCTGGGCGATCATCACCGGGCTGGTCGGCCTGGTCTTCGTCTGGTTCAACCAGTACGCCGTCTTCGAGAAGGCCATGACGGTCCTGATCGGCGTGATGTTCGTCGTGGTGGTCTACGTCGCCATCAGGGTGACGCCGGACATCGGCGCGTCCTTCGCCGGCCTGCTCCCCGTGCTCCCGGACGGTTCGCTGGTCTACACGCTCGGGCTGATCGGCGGGGTCGGCGGCACCATCACCATGGCGGCGTACGGGTACTGGGTGAACGCCAAGGGGTGGTCCAACACCTCCTGGATGAAGGTGATGCGGATCGACAACCGGGTGGCCTACATCACGACCGGCATCTTCGTCGTGGCGATGCTCATCATCGGCGCCGAACTGCTGCACTCCTCGCAGATCGCCCTGACCAAGGGCGACCAGGGGCTGATCGACCTCGGCGACATCCTGGAGGACCGCTTCGGGGCGGGCACCGCGAAGCTGTTCCTGGTCGGATTCTTCGCGGCCTCGTTCTCGTCGCTCATCGGTGTGTGGCACGGGGTGAGCCTGATGTTCGCCGACTTCGTGGAGCGGATCCAGGCCGCCCGTGAGGGCGCGAGCGTGGAGAAGGCGAGCGGCGAGAAGGTGAGCCGGCAGGAGCGGTCCGTGCCCTTCCGCGCCTACCTGCTCTGGCTGACGTTCCCGCCGATGACGCTGCTGTGGCTGGACGAGCCCTTCGGGCTGGTCATCGGTTACGGGGTCCTGGGCGCCTTCTTCATGCCGTTCCTGGCCCTGACCCTGCTGTGGCTGCTCAACTCCTCCCGCACGCCGAGGGAATGGCGCAACGGCTGGCTGAGCAACGGGATGCTGGGCGCCGCGGGACTGCTGTTCATCGTGCTGTGCGTCAAGCAGGTGATCGACCTGCCCTGGTGACGACGGTGCACGCAGCAGCGCCGCCGGGGGAGCGGCGGCGCTGCTGGACCGGAGGGGCCTGCGCGTTACGGGAGGCCGTGGACGTGCGGGCCGACCGCCTTGGACCAGGCGTTGCCCGCCGTGGCGTCCCAGTTCGTGGACCAGGTCATCGCGCCGCGCAGGTCCGGGTAGGTCCTGGACGGCTTGAAGGAGCCGCAGCCCGTGCCCTTGGCCAGGCAGTCCAGGCCGGCGTTCACGACGGACGGGGCGACGTAGCCGCTGCCCGCGCCACGGGTGGAGGCGGGGACGCCGAGGCCGACCTGGGACGGGGCGAGGCCGCCCTCCAGCTGGATGCAGGCGAGCGCGGTGAGGAAGTCCACCGAGCCCTGTGAGTAGACCTTGCCGTCGCAGCCCAGCATCGATCCGCTGTTGTAGTACTGCATGTTGACGACGGTCAGGATGTCCTTGATGTTGAGCGCCGTCTTGAAGTACTCACCGGACGTCGACTGCATGTCGATGGTCTGCGGGGCCATCGTGATGACGAGGCCGGAGCCCGCCTTCGACGACAGGGAGCGCAGCGCCTTCGTCATGTAGGTGGAGTTGAGGCCGTTCTCCAGGTCGATGTCGACGCCGTTGAAGCCGTACTCCTGGATGAGCGCGTACACCGAGTCCGCGAAGGCGGTGGCGGAGGCGTCGCTGTTGACGGCGACGGACCCCTTCTCGCCGCCGACGGAGATGATGACGTTCTTGCCGGCGGCCTGCTTGGCCTTGATGTCCGCCTTGAACTGGTCGACGGTGTAGCCGTTCAGCCCCGCCGAGTCCAGGTTGAAGGTGACGGCACCGGGCGTGGCCGTGGCGTCCGCGAAGGAGACGGCGATGATGTCGTAGTCCGCGGGGACGTCGCTGAGCTTCTGGACGGTGGCGCCGTTGTTGAAGTTCTGCCAGTAGCCGGTCACCGCGTGCTTGGGCACCGACGTCGTCGGGCCGGGGCCCGGG from Streptomyces sp. QL37 harbors:
- a CDS encoding gluconate:H+ symporter, whose product is MLLAAAPAPEAPPHTGGLLLLIGGTPGLLTVAALGIALLLFLIIKVRLQPFVALLAVSIAVGLGAGLSVTELFGTVQKSAAVSVIESGMGGILGHVAIIIGLGTMLGAILEVSGGAEVLSARLLNLFGEKRAPLAMGLTGLIFGIPVFFDVGIFVLAPIVYAAAKRSGKSVILYAMPLLAGLSMTHAFLPPHPGPVAAAGLFNVSLGWVILMGAVVGIPSVLAAWGYAAWIGKRIFVEVPQDMVEAAAEAKAAVVAEQRAAGVTPHEKPVPLGTVLAIIGTPLILILAATFSSIALDPSTPRSVIEFFGNPFVALTIALLLAYYLLGIRRGWSRKSLESVSTSSLKPVGNILLVVGAGGIFGAVLKGSGIADALADTFNDVGLPVILLAWLISVVLRVAQGSATVAIVTTAGIVVPLVEGQDMSQAHLALIIMAISAGSIFASHVNDGGFWMVSKYFGISERDTLKTWTVLETVLSVAGFVVAAALSLVI
- a CDS encoding Nramp family divalent metal transporter, with the translated sequence MAETSETTGAGELGSQPRKSSWRYIGPGIVVAATGVGAGDLVATLIAGSKFGYTLMWAAVIGCLVKISLAEAVGRWHLATGRTLFDGWRTLGGWTTGYFAVYVVVWGFVYGATAMSSSALPIVALFPDGPGLKTWAIITGLVGLVFVWFNQYAVFEKAMTVLIGVMFVVVVYVAIRVTPDIGASFAGLLPVLPDGSLVYTLGLIGGVGGTITMAAYGYWVNAKGWSNTSWMKVMRIDNRVAYITTGIFVVAMLIIGAELLHSSQIALTKGDQGLIDLGDILEDRFGAGTAKLFLVGFFAASFSSLIGVWHGVSLMFADFVERIQAAREGASVEKASGEKVSRQERSVPFRAYLLWLTFPPMTLLWLDEPFGLVIGYGVLGAFFMPFLALTLLWLLNSSRTPREWRNGWLSNGMLGAAGLLFIVLCVKQVIDLPW
- a CDS encoding glycoside hydrolase family 18 protein, which translates into the protein MERSAGSSRHRRRRVRPLLGGAVAVVAAGALGVTGLVGTAQAADVNVARNAGFESGLANWTCSGGSGTTVTSPVHGGSSALKATPAGQDNAKCTQSVAVKPGSTYTLSSWVQGGYAYLGASGTGTTDVSTWSPGSSAWTQLRTTFTTGPSTTSVTVYTHGWYGQAAYVADDVEVSGPDGGGGTDPEPAVPGAPAGLAVATTTTSSVTLNWNAVSGATGYTVYRNGAKATTSTGTSATVTGLAADTAYQFTVSATNAAGESVRSAAVSGRTAKATDPGPGPTTSVPKHAVTGYWQNFNNGATVQKLSDVPADYDIIAVSFADATATPGAVTFNLDSAGLNGYTVDQFKADIKAKQAAGKNVIISVGGEKGSVAVNSDASATAFADSVYALIQEYGFNGVDIDLENGLNSTYMTKALRSLSSKAGSGLVITMAPQTIDMQSTSGEYFKTALNIKDILTVVNMQYYNSGSMLGCDGKVYSQGSVDFLTALACIQLEGGLAPSQVGLGVPASTRGAGSGYVAPSVVNAGLDCLAKGTGCGSFKPSRTYPDLRGAMTWSTNWDATAGNAWSKAVGPHVHGLP